A genomic region of Thalassoglobus sp. JC818 contains the following coding sequences:
- a CDS encoding BON domain-containing protein, with product MQTRILTIAAALLILTTASSAHAQSLFGGGTTGGGGTTGGTGGSAAGVGRTTQGGGGATSAAQGGSLIDPGRAAGDMVLNTGDGSLSSMVGQNAFTGFSSNSAFIGGNTAASQSFTNSRAQFGGLQGRGNTGGGQNGRGQTQTDRKPVRPQYRMAFTAPALPVQQLESSLKSSLLELPHLAYSNRTVELSIDENGTATISGTVNSEREMKSVESYVRMEPGVRKVANQLIIQQ from the coding sequence ATGCAGACACGGATACTCACAATCGCAGCGGCTTTGCTGATTCTAACGACAGCATCAAGTGCCCACGCGCAATCTCTGTTCGGCGGCGGGACAACCGGAGGCGGAGGAACCACGGGCGGAACTGGCGGTTCGGCAGCTGGCGTCGGAAGAACCACTCAAGGCGGAGGTGGAGCCACTTCTGCAGCACAAGGGGGATCACTCATTGATCCAGGGCGTGCAGCCGGAGACATGGTTCTGAACACCGGCGACGGAAGTCTTTCCTCGATGGTCGGCCAAAATGCCTTCACCGGGTTCTCTTCAAACTCAGCCTTCATTGGCGGAAACACCGCCGCGAGCCAGTCCTTCACCAACAGCCGCGCTCAATTCGGAGGACTCCAGGGACGAGGCAACACCGGCGGCGGCCAAAACGGAAGAGGTCAAACACAAACGGATCGCAAACCGGTTCGACCACAGTACCGAATGGCATTCACAGCACCTGCACTTCCAGTCCAGCAACTTGAGTCCTCACTGAAGAGCAGCTTGCTGGAACTTCCGCACCTCGCTTACTCAAATCGAACCGTGGAACTTTCAATCGACGAAAACGGAACCGCCACGATCTCCGGGACCGTGAACAGCGAACGCGAAATGAAGAGCGTCGAGTCTTACGTGCGAATGGAACCAGGCGTGCGGAAAGTCGCGAACCAGCTGATCATTCAGCAGTAA